From the genome of Spinacia oleracea cultivar Varoflay chromosome 2, BTI_SOV_V1, whole genome shotgun sequence, one region includes:
- the LOC110789922 gene encoding uncharacterized protein has product MASPSEQMAADALPEHYAVAPRARVHRWMLVIDSLMKHYVDLTRKLTGRDRVEHRRGRREDRTPQTGVLMEQTGRNLGRGPDSSVETHCWRSDVDPRDVPSSSTHPGVCMTSSLFGKYEDGDIVNKLQEMYEVLKNSREEPFTIEEINEVREKLANFISSDCL; this is encoded by the exons ATGGCCTCTCCCTCAGAGCAGATGGCGGCCGATGCTCTTCCTGAGCATTATGCAGTT gcgcctcgagCAAGAGTGCACCGCTGGATGCTCGTAATCGATTCCTTGATGAAGCATTATGTCGACCTGACCAGGAAGCTCACAGGCAGAGACCGAGTT GAGCATCGTAGGGGCCGTAGAGAGGATAGGACTCCTCAGACTGGTGTTTTGATGGAGCAGACCGGGCGGAACTTGGGTCGGGGCCCTGACTCTAGTGTTGAGACTCATTGTTGGCGCTCAGATGTTGATCCGAGGGATGTTCCCTCTTCTTCTACTCATCCTG GTGTTTGCATGACATCTTCGCTGTTTGGTAAATATGAAGATGGGGACATCGTGAATAAGTTACAAGAGATGTATGAG GTACTCAAAAATTCGAGGGAGGAGCCTTTCACGATTGAAGAGATAAATGAAGTTCGAGAAAAGTTGGCAAACTTCATTTCTagtgattgtctttga